A single genomic interval of Chitinophaga sp. 180180018-3 harbors:
- the traK gene encoding conjugative transposon protein TraK: MEFKTLRNIENSFRQIRLYAIVFAVLCISVVGYAVWQSYRFAEQQRQKVYVLDNGKSLMLALSQDASINRPVEAREHVRRFHELFFTLAPDKNAIESNMKRAFNLADKSAFDYYKDLSEKGYYNRIISGNVQQRIEVDSVVCNFDNYPYAVRTYAKQFIIRSSNVTRRSLVTACYLVNSVRSDNNPQGFNIEKFAVLENKDVEVIDR; this comes from the coding sequence ATGGAATTTAAGACTTTAAGAAACATCGAAAACAGTTTCAGGCAAATAAGGCTATATGCCATTGTATTTGCCGTACTCTGCATCAGCGTGGTGGGATATGCCGTTTGGCAATCCTACCGCTTTGCGGAGCAACAAAGGCAAAAAGTTTATGTGCTTGACAACGGCAAATCATTGATGCTGGCACTCTCGCAGGACGCAAGTATTAACAGGCCGGTAGAAGCCCGTGAGCATGTACGTCGCTTTCATGAACTGTTCTTTACGCTGGCACCGGACAAAAATGCCATCGAAAGCAATATGAAGCGGGCGTTCAACCTTGCCGACAAAAGCGCCTTTGATTATTACAAGGATCTTTCGGAAAAAGGTTACTACAACCGGATCATATCCGGCAACGTACAGCAACGCATCGAAGTGGACAGTGTAGTCTGCAATTTTGACAACTATCCCTATGCCGTAAGAACTTATGCCAAACAGTTTATCATCCGTTCAAGCAATGTAACAAGGCGCAGCCTGGTTACCGCCTGCTATCTGGTCAACTCTGTTCGATCCGACAACAACCCGCAGGGCTTTAATATCGAAAAGTTTGCTGTGTTGGAAAACAAAGACGTGGAGGTCATAGACCGCTAA
- the traJ gene encoding conjugative transposon protein TraJ, giving the protein MEWENLHQLLRSLYDEMVPLSADMAAVAKGIAGLGALFYVALKVWQALSRAEPIDVFPLLRPFAIGLCIMFFPTIVLGTINAVLSPVVKGTNAMLQNQVLDLNKLQEQKDLLEREAMLRNPETAYLVSDEEFDKKLDELGWSPSDLVTMSGMYMERGMYDLKKSIRDWFRELLEMLFQAAALVIDTIRTFFLIVLSILGPIAFAISVWDGFQSTLTQWLTRYISVYLWLPIADMFSSMLAKIQSLILERDIEMLADPTYIPDTSNTVYVIFMLIGIVGYFTIPTVAGWVIQAGGAGNFMRNVNQTASKTGNIAGAGTGAVAGNIGGRLLNK; this is encoded by the coding sequence ATGGAATGGGAAAATCTTCATCAACTCCTGCGCTCGCTGTACGATGAGATGGTGCCATTATCAGCAGACATGGCGGCAGTGGCAAAAGGTATAGCCGGGTTAGGCGCGTTATTCTATGTGGCTTTAAAGGTATGGCAGGCACTCAGTCGGGCAGAACCGATAGACGTGTTTCCTCTTTTAAGACCTTTTGCCATCGGGCTTTGCATAATGTTCTTCCCAACCATTGTGTTGGGGACTATCAATGCGGTATTAAGCCCGGTGGTGAAAGGCACAAATGCTATGCTGCAAAATCAGGTACTTGACCTGAACAAGCTGCAAGAACAAAAAGACCTGCTGGAAAGGGAGGCAATGCTTCGTAATCCCGAAACAGCCTATCTGGTATCGGACGAAGAGTTTGATAAAAAGCTGGACGAGCTGGGTTGGTCACCTTCCGACCTGGTAACGATGTCGGGCATGTACATGGAAAGAGGAATGTACGATCTAAAGAAAAGTATCCGCGACTGGTTCCGGGAACTGCTCGAAATGCTTTTTCAGGCGGCGGCATTGGTCATTGACACGATACGAACGTTCTTCCTGATCGTGCTTTCAATACTGGGGCCGATAGCTTTTGCCATATCGGTGTGGGATGGCTTCCAGTCCACGCTTACGCAATGGCTCACGCGATACATCAGTGTATATCTGTGGTTGCCCATCGCCGATATGTTTAGCTCTATGCTCGCCAAAATCCAGTCGCTTATCCTGGAGCGGGACATCGAGATGCTGGCTGATCCCACCTACATACCTGATACCTCCAATACGGTGTATGTGATATTCATGCTGATTGGCATTGTCGGCTACTTCACCATTCCAACAGTAGCGGGTTGGGTCATTCAGGCAGGAGGCGCAGGGAACTTTATGCGCAATGTCAACCAGACCGCATCGAAAACAGGAAATATCGCAGGTGCCGGTACCGGAGCTGTGGCAGGCAATATCGGTGGCAGGCTATTGAACAAATAA
- a CDS encoding DUF4141 domain-containing protein, protein MKKIMLVVCTAIMLAVAPCAKAQWVVTDPGNLISGILNSANEIVQTSSTVSNVVKNFNEVKKVYDQGKEYYDKLKAVNNLVKDARKVQQTVLLVGDVSEMYVKNFGKMMNDPNFTPQELSAIANGYSTLLNESTELLKELKQIVSSNGLSLNDKERMDIIDRVYKEVKDYHNLVRYYTNKNISVSILRAKKQNNTKRVLELYGTAEQKYW, encoded by the coding sequence ATGAAAAAGATCATGTTAGTAGTGTGTACGGCAATCATGCTTGCCGTAGCACCTTGTGCAAAAGCGCAATGGGTCGTGACCGATCCCGGAAATCTTATATCCGGTATTCTCAATAGTGCCAATGAAATTGTACAGACTTCATCCACGGTGTCTAATGTGGTGAAAAACTTCAACGAGGTAAAGAAAGTGTACGACCAGGGCAAGGAATATTACGACAAACTCAAAGCCGTGAACAATCTTGTCAAAGATGCACGTAAGGTGCAGCAGACTGTTTTACTTGTAGGTGATGTTTCCGAAATGTATGTAAAGAATTTTGGAAAGATGATGAACGATCCCAATTTCACACCACAGGAGCTTTCGGCAATTGCTAATGGCTATTCCACATTGCTGAACGAAAGCACCGAACTGTTAAAGGAGTTGAAGCAGATTGTTTCCTCCAACGGCCTCTCACTGAACGACAAGGAGCGCATGGACATCATTGACCGTGTGTACAAAGAAGTTAAGGACTATCATAATCTTGTCCGCTACTATACCAACAAGAATATTTCTGTGAGCATTCTGCGGGCAAAAAAACAGAACAACACCAAAAGAGTGCTGGAGCTATATGGTACTGCTGAACAAAAATACTGGTAA